One genomic region from Eptesicus fuscus isolate TK198812 chromosome 18, DD_ASM_mEF_20220401, whole genome shotgun sequence encodes:
- the COL7A1 gene encoding collagen alpha-1(VII) chain — MRLQLLVAALCAGILAGAPRVRAQPGERVTCTRLYAADIVFLLDGSSSIGRGNFREVRGFLEGLALPFAGAAGAQGVRFAAVQYSDDPRTEFGLDALGSASEVIRALRELSYKGGNTRTGAAILHVADRVFLPRLARPGVPQVCILITDGKSQDLVDSAAQRLKGQGVKLFAVGIKNADPDELRRVASQPTSDFFFFVNDFSILRTLLPLVSRRVCTTAGGVPATLPPDVAPSGPRDLVLSEPSSQSLRVQWTAASGPVSGYQVQYTPLTGLGQPLASERREVSVPASETSTRLQGLQPLTEYQVTVVALYANSIGEAVSGTARTTALEGPELTVQNTTAHSLLVAWRGVPGATGYRVTWRLLSGGPTQQQELGPGQGSVVLRDLQPGTDYEVTVSALHGRNVGPAAALTARTDAPVEQTLRPVILGPTSILLSWNLVPEARGYRLEWRRERGVEAAQKLVLPSEVTRYQLDGLQPGTEYRFTLYTLLEGREVATPATVVPTGPERPVGPVTGLRATELPGQRVRVSWSPVPGATEYRIAVRGTQGVERTLVLPGSQTAFDLDDVRAGLSYTVRVSARVGSREGSASTLTVRREQETPLAVPGLQVVASDLTRVRVAWGPVPGASGYRISWRTDSGPEASRTLSPESTSTDITGLRPGTSYRVSVSALRGREEGPASLTVARTDALGPVKTVRVTQATSSSVTVAWSRVPGATGYRVSWHSGHGPEKSQLVSGEAATAELDGLEPDTEYTVRVWAHVAGVDGPPTSVVVRTDPAPVGSVSKLQILTASSDGLRVTWVGVPGATAYRLTWGRSEGGPTRQQMLPGGTDSAEIRGLEGGVSYAVRVTALVGDREGAPVSILVTTPPAVPPALESLRVVRRGEHSLSLRWQPVPGAHGFRLRWRPEGGQDQSRVLGPELSGYELDGLEPGTLHRVWLSVLWPSGEGPPTEVTAYTEAPRVPGTELRVVDTSVDSVTLAWSPVPGASSYILSWRPLEGREAPGASETLPGISSSQRVTGLEPGVAYVFSLTAVQEGVRGAPAAVTQSPACPRGRMDLVFLVHATQDSAHRAAAVKAALGRLVSALGPLGPQAVQVGLLSYSHRASPLFPLNSSHDLGVILQKIRDIPYLDPSGNNLGTAVGSAQRYLLAPDAPGRRGQAPGVMVLLVDEPLRGDISNPIREAQAAGLQVMALGLAGADLEQLRRLVPGTGPVQTFFAADDGPGLDRAVSGLAAALCQAASAAQPQPCVVRCPKGQKGESGEMGPRGRDGPPGPPGLPGRAGAPGPQGPPGSSLAKGERGSPGVDGAPGSPGLPGIPGTPGPKGSPGASGPRGDPGERGPRGPKGEPGEPGRVTGGDGPGLPGPPGPPGSRGPSGDPGPRGPPGLPGTAVKGDKGDRGERGPPGPGEGGAAAGDPGLPGLPGSPGPQGPAGAPGEKGEKGDCEDGAPGLPGPPGLPGEPGLRGLPGDGGPRGDRGLPGAVGETGEKGQRGPPGPVGPQGLPGVAGHPGAEGPEGPPGPTGRRGEKGEPGRPGDPASGPAGGGVKGEKGEVGPRGAAGAKGEPGPPGSVLPGDPGPKGDPGSRGPIGLTGRAGPPGDSGPPGEKGDPGRPGPPGPVGPRGRDGEVGEKGDEGPPGDPGLPGKAGERGLRGLPGARGPVGEKGDPGDPGEDGRNGSPGPSGPKGDRGEPGPPGPPGRLVDTGPGAREKGEPGDRGQEGPPGPKGDPGPPGASGERGVAGLRGAPGPQGDPGARGPAGDKGDRGPPGLDGRNGLDGKPGATGPPGLHGAPGKAGDPGRDGLPGLRGEQGPPGPPGPPGALGKPGEDGKPGLNGRNGEAGEPGEDGRKGEKGDSGAPGREGHEGPKGDRGASGSPGLPGPPGLPGQVGPPGQGFPGVPGSPGPKGDRGDTGSKGEQGLPGERGLRGEPGSGPNVERLLENIGIKTSALREMVETWQGGSSGFLPGPERRGPKGDPGEPGPPGKQGPIGFSGDRGPKGDRGDPGPQGPPGLALGERGAPGPPGLAGEPGKPGIPGLPGSAGGAGEAGRPGERGERGEKGERGEQGRAGPPGPPGPPGLPGDKVDVDKPGPGPSGEQGPPGLKGAKGEPGSDGDRGPKGDRGAPGIKGEPGEPGQRGPGGIPGLSGERGVAGPEGKPGLQGPRGAPGPAGGHGDPGPPGAPGLAGPAGPQGPSGLKGEPGETGPPGRGLPGPPGPVGLPGPPGASGLVGPQGSPGLPGQVGETGKPGAPGRDGAGGKDGDRGAPGVPGSPGLPGPVGPKGEPGPMGTPGQAAVGPPGVKGEKGAPGGLARDLVGEPGAKGDRGLPGPRGEKGEAGRAGEPGDPGEDGFKGAPGLKGQKGDPGVGVQGPPGPSGPPGVKGDVGASGPPGAPGIVGFPGQTGPRGETGQPGPGGERGLAGAPGREGAPGPSGPPGPPGPVGAPGASGLKGDKGNPGAGLPGARGERGEPGVRGEDGHPGQEGPRGPAGPPGSRGERGEKGDPGAAGLKGDRGDAAVVLGPPGPRGAKGDAGERGLRGADGEKGPRGDTGIPGEKGTQGEPGDKGAAGPPGARGPAGPQGEPGAAGIPGDPGSPGKDGAPGLRGEKGEMGFVGPRGLKGERGAKGACGLDGEKGDKGEAGPPGRHGLAGHKGDMGEPGEPGQVGAPGKEGLIGPKGDRGFDGQSGPKGDQGEKGERGPPGIGGPPGPRGSDGASGPPGPPGSVGPKGSEGLQGQKGERGPRGEGVVGAPGAPGAPGERGEQGRPGPAGPRGEKGQAALTEDDIRGFVRQEMSQHCACQGQFLASGSRPLPSYADTSGRQRLPVLQVSHAEEEDRVPPEDDEYEYEYPVEDAQDPQAPWDGDDPCWLPLDEGSCSAYTLRWYHRAAAGGTRACQPFVYGGCGGNANRFGTREACERRCLPHGAQSQGAGALQR; from the exons atgaGGCTGCAGCTCCTGGTGGCCGCGCTCTGCGCCGGGATCCTGGCGGGGGCGCCCCGAGTGCGGGCCCAGCCCGGGGAGCGAG TGACCTGCACGCGCCTCTACGCCGCCGACATCGTGTTCCTGCTCGACGGCTCCTCGTCCATCGGCCGCGGGAACTTCCGCGAAGTGCGGGGCTTCCTCGAGGGGCTGGCGCTGCCGTTCGCCGGCGCGGCCGGGGCCCAGGGCGTGCGCTTCGCCGCCGTGCAGTACAGCGACGACCCGCG gaCAGAGTTCGGCCTGGATGCGCTTGGCTCGGCGAGCGAGGTGATCCGCGCCCTCCGCGAGCTCAGCTACAAGGGGGGCAACACCCGCACGGGGGCCGCCATCCTCCACGTGGCCGACCGCGTCTTCCTGCCCCGGCTGGCCCGGCCCGGCGTCCCCCAG GTCTGCATCCTCATCACGGACGGGAAGTCCCAGGACCTGGTGGACTCAGCTGCCCAGAGGCTGAAGGGCCAGGGCGTCAAGCTGTTCGCCGTGG GGATCAAGAACGCGGACCCCGACGAGCTGAGGCGCGTGGCCTCCCAGCCGACCAGCGATTTCTTCTTCTTCGTCAACGACTTCAGCATCCTGAGGACCCTGCTGCCCCTCGTCTCACGGAGGGTGTGCACCACCGCGGGCGGCGTGCCCGCGACCCTGCCCC CCGATGTCGCGCCCTCTGGCCCGCGAGACCTGGTGCTGTCCGAGCCCAGCAGCCAGTCCCTGCGGGTGCAGTGGACAGCGGCCAGCGGCCCCGTCAGCGGCTACCAGGTCCAGTACACGCCCCTGACGGGCCTGGGCCAGCCGCTGGCCAGTGAGCGGCGGGAG GTGAGCGTCCCGGCCAGCGAGACCAGCACGCGGCTGCAGGGCCTCCAGCCCCTGACCGAGTACCAAGTGACCGTGGTCGCCCTCTACGCCAACAGCATCGGGGAGGCCGTGAGCGGGACGGCGCGCACCA CCGCCCTGGAGGGGCCGGAGCTGACGGTCCAGAACACCACCGCCCACAGCCTCCTGGTGGCCTGGCGGGGCGTGCCCGGGGCCACCGGCTACCGTGTGACCTGGCGGCTCCTTAGTG GCGGCCCCACGCAGCAGCAGGAGCTGGGCCCCGGACAGGGGTCCGTGGTGCTGCGTGACCTGCAGCCCGGCACAGACTACGAGGTGACGGTGAGCGCCCTGCACGGCCGCAACGTGGGGCCCGCCGCCGCCCTGACGGCCCGCACCG ACGCTCCGGTGGAGCAGACACTGCGCCCCGTCatcctgggccccacctccatcCTCCTGTCCTGGAACCTGGTCCCCGAGGCCCGCGGCTACCGGCTGGAGTGGCGGCGAGAGCGTG GCGTGGAGGCGGCACAGAAGCTGGTGCTGCCCTCGGAGGTGACCCGCTACCAGCTGGACGGGCTGCAGCCGGGCACGGAGTACCGCTTCACGCTCTACACGCTGCTGGAGGGCCGGGAGGTGGCCACGCCTGCCACCGTGGTCCCCACGG GGCCGGAGCGGCCGGTGGGCCCCGTGACAGGCCTGCGGGCGACCGAGCTGCCCGGGCAGCGGGTGCGGGTGTCCTGGAGCCCAGTCCCCGGTGCCACCGAGTACCGCATCGCCGTGCGCGGCACCCAGG GGGTGGAGAGGACCCTGGTGCTCCCTGGGAGTCAGACAGCCTTCGACTTGGATGACGTCCGCGCGGGGCTGAGCTACACCGTGCGGGTGTCCGCCCGAGTGGGCTCCCGTGAGGGCAGCGCCAGCACCCTCACTGTCCGCCGGG AACAAGAAACCCCACTCGCTGTCCCAGGGCTGCAGGTCGTGGCGTCAGATTTAACTCGCGTGAGGGTGGCCTGGGGACCCGTGCCCGGAGCCAGTGGCTATCGGATCAGCTGGAGGACAGACAGTG GTCCAGAGGCCAGCCGGACGCTGTCCCCGGAATCCACCAGCACGGACATCACGGGGCTGCGGCCTGGCACCTCCTACCGGGTGTCGGTGTCGGCCCTGCGCGGGAGAGAGGAGGGCCCCGCTTCCCTCACCGTCGCTCGAACTG ACGCCCTGGGCCCAGTGAAGACGGTCCGTGTGACTCAGGCCACCAGCTCCTCTGTCACCGTTGCCTGGAGCAGGGTCCCTGGCGCCACGGGATACAGGGTCTCCTGGCACTCCGGCCACG gcccagAGAAGTCCCAGCTGGTGTCTGGGGAGGCCGCGACGGCCGAGCTGGACGGGCTGGAGCCGGACACGGAGTACACGGTGCGCGTGTGGGCCCACGTGGCCGGTGTGGATGGGCCCCCCACGTCGGTGGTTGTGAGGACCG ACCCCGCGCCCGTGGGCAGTGTGTCCAAGCTGCAGATCCTCACCGCGTCCAGCGATGGCCTGCGGGTCACCTGGGTGGGCGTCCCTGGAGCCACAGCCTACAGACTGACCTGGGGCCGGAGCGAGG gtGGCCCCACGAGACAACAGATGCTCCCCGGAGGCACGGACTCCGCAGAAATACGCGGCCTCGAGGGCGGAGTCAGCTACGCGGTGCGAGTCACGGCGCTGGTCGGGGACCGCGAGGGCGCCCCCGTCTCCATCCTCGTCACCACGC CGCCCGCCGTCCCGCCGGCCCTGGAGAGCCTGCGCGTGGTGCGGAGAGGGGAGCACTCGCTGAGCCTGCGCTGGCAGCCGGTGCCCGGGGCGCACGGCTTCCGGCTGCGCTGGCGACCCGAGG GCGGCCAGGACCAGTCTCGGGTCCTGGGGCCGGAGCTCAGCGGCTATGAACTGGACGGGCTGGAGCCCGGGACCCTGCACCGCGTGTGGCTGAGTGTCTTGTGGCCTTCTGGGGAAGGGCCCCCCACGGAGGTGACGGCGTATACGG AGGCACCGCGTGTCCCGGGCACCGAGCTGCGTGTGGTGGACACTTCCGTCGACTCGGTGACTCTGGCCTGGAGCCCAGTGCCCGGGGCATCCAGCTACATCCTGTCGTGGAGGCCACTTGAGGGCCGAG AAGCGCCCGGGGCCTCAGAGACGCTGCCCGGCATCTCGAGCTCCCAGCGGGTGACAGGCCTAGAGCCTGGCGTGGCCTACGTCTTCTCCCTGACGGCCGTCCAGGAGGGGGTCCGGGGTGCTCCGGCCGCGGTCACACAGAGCCCAG CGTGTCCGCGGGGCCGGATGGACCTGGTGTTCCTGGTGCACGCCACGCAGGACAGCGCCCATCGCGCAGCGGCCGTGAAGGCGGCCCTGGGGCGTCTGGTGTCTGCACTTGGGCCTCTGGGGCCACAGGCGGTCCAG gttggCCTCCTGTCCTACAGCCACCGGGCCTCCCCGCTGTTCCCGCTGAACAGCTCCCACGACCTTGGCGTCATCCTGCAGAAGATCCGCGACATCCCCTACCTGGACCCCAGTGGGAACAATCTGG GCACAGCCGTGGGCTCGGCCCAGAGGTACCTGTTGGCACCAGATGCTCCCGGGCGCCGCGGGCAGGCGCCAGGGGTGATGGTGCTGTTAGTGGACGAGCCCTTGAGAGGTGACATCTCCAACCCCATCCGTGAGGCCCAGGCCGCTG GGCTCCAGGTGAtggccctgggcctggcgggGGCTGACCTGGAGCAGCTGCGTCGCTTGGTGCCGGGCACGGGCCCCGTGCAGACCTTCTTCGCTGCGGACGACGGGCCCGGCTTGGACCGGGCGGTCAGCGGCCTGGCGGCCGCCCTGTGCCAGGCGGCCTCTGCCGCGCAG CCACAGCCCTGCGTGGTGCGCTGTCCGAAG GGCCAGAAGGGGGAGTCCGGAGAGATG GGTCCGAGAGGACGAGAcgggccccccggcccccccggccTTCCG GGCAGGGCCGGTGCTCCTGGCCCCCAGGGGCCCCCTGGGAGTTCCCTCGCGAAGGGCGAGAGG GGCTCCCCTGGGGTGGATGGGGCTccaggcagccctggcctccccggGATTCCTGGAACGCCCGGCCCCAAG GGCTCCCCAGGGGCGTCCGGCCCTCGTGGAGATCCG GGAGAGCGAGGACCTCGAGGCCCAAAGGGGGAGCCG GGAGAGCCCGGCCGAGTGACGGGGGGAGATGGCCCAGGCCTTCCTGGACCTCCG GGCCCTCCTGGAtctcggggcccatcgggggacCCAGGACCCCGGGGTCCCCCAGGACTTCCTGGAACAGCTGTGAAG GGTGACAAAGGCGACCGTGGGGAGCGG GGCCCCCCTGGACCCGGCGAGGGCGGCGCTGCTGCCGGGGACCCCGGGCTGCCG GGTCTTCCTGGGAGCCCCGGACCCCAAGGCCCCGCGGGCGCCCccggggagaaaggagagaag GGGGACTGTGAGGATGgagccccaggcctcccaggacCACCCGGGCTCCCGGGGGAGCCG GGCCTGCGGGGACTTCCTGGAGACGGCGGCCCCCGA GGTGACcgggggctgccaggggctgtgggggagaCAGGAGAGAAG GGCCAACGTGGACCCCCAGGCCCAGTGGGACCCCAG GGGCTGCCGGGAGTCGCCGGGCACCCGGGCGCGGAGGGCCCTGAG GGGCCACCAGGACCCACGGGCCGCCGAGGAGAGAAG GGGGAGCCTGGCCGCCCGGGGGACCCTGCCTCG GGACCTGCTGGCGGGGGAGTCAAAGGAGAGAAG GGAGAAGTGGGGCCCAGAGGCGCTGCGGGAGCCAAAGGGGAGCCG GGCCCTCCCGGCTCGGTTCTTCCTGGAGACCCAGGCCCCAAGGGCGACCCTGGGAGCCGG GGTCCCATCGGCCTCACTGGCAGAGCTGGACCCCCG ggTGACTCAGGGCCTCCTGGAGAGAAGGGCGACCCTGGGCGGCCCGGCCCCCCAGGACCTGTCGGCCCCCGAGGAAGAGAC GGCGAAGTCGGAGAGAAAGGCGACGAGGGTCCCCCG GGGGACCCGGGTTTGCCGGGGAAAGCGGGCGAGCGCGGCCTGCGG GGCCTGCCGGGAGCTCGGGGGCCTGTGGGTGAGAAGGGAGACCCGGGAGATCCCGGAGAGGACGGACGGAAC GGCAGCCCTGGACCCTCTGGGCCCAAAGGGGATCGTGGGGAGCCG GGCCCCCCCGGACCTCCAGGACGGCTG GTGGACACGGGGCCCGGAGCCAGAGAGAAG GGAGAGCCCGGCGACCGTGGACAGGAAGGACCTCCAGGACCCAAGGGGGACCCCGGCCCCCCCGGAGCCTCCGGGGAGAGG GGCGTCGCCGGACTTCGGGGGGCCCCGGGCCCACAG GGCGACCCAGGTGCTCGCGGCCCCGCAGGAGACAag GGCGACCGGGGCCCCCCTGGCCTGGACGGCCGCAACGGGCTGGACGGGAAGCCGGGAGCCACTGGCCCCCCTGGGCTGCAC GGTGCTCCGGGCAAAGCTGGGGACCCGGGGAGAGAC GGGCTTCCGGGCCTCCGAGGAGAGCAGGGACCTcccggcccccccggcccccctggaGCACTG GGAAAGCCGGGCGAGGACGGCAAGCCAGGCCTGAACGGGAGAAAC ggagaagctggggagCCCGGAGAAGACGGGAGGAAG ggggagaagggagactcGGGCGCCCCCGGGAGAGAA ggTCACGAGGGCCCCAAGGGCGACCGCGGAGCCTCTGGCAGCCCCGgcctccccggccccccgggCCTCCCCGGGCAGGTGGGCCCTCCCGGCCAG GGTTTCCCTGGCGTCCCAGGAAGTCCGGGCCCCAAG GGTGACCGGGGGGACACCGGATCCAAAGGCGAGCAG GGCCTTCCTGGAGAGCGTGGCCTGAGAGGAGAGCCCGGGAGTGGGCCG AATGTGGAGCGGCTGCTGGAAAACATTGGGATCAAG ACCTCAGCCCTGCGGGAGATGGTGGAGACCTGGCAGGGGGGCTCCAGCGGCTTCCTGCCCGGGCCCGAACGGCGCGGCCCCAAGGGGGACCCCGGCGAGCCAGGCCCCCCCGGCAAGCAG GGCCCCATCGGCTTCTCCGGAGACCGCGGGCCGAAGGGAGACCGTGGAGACCCCGGCCCTCAGGGGCCCCCCGGCCTGGCCCTCGGGGAGAGGGGCGCCCCGGGCCCTCCTGGCCTGGCCGGGGAGCCTGGGAAGCCTGGCATTCCTGGGCTCCCGGGCTCggctgggggtgcgggggaggcagGAAGACCAGGAGAACGG GGAGAgcggggagagaaaggagaacgcggagagcag GGCAGAGCCGGCCCCCcgggcccccccggcccccccggaCTGCCCGGCGACAAG GTGGACGTGGACAAGCCAGGTCCTGGGCCCTCTGGGGAGCAAGGACCCCCTGGACTCAAGGGCGCAAAG GGGGAGCCCGGCAGTGACGGCGACCGAGGCCCCAAAGGAGACAGG GGGGCGCCCGGCATCAAGGGCGAGCCGGGGGAGCCTGGACAGAGGGGCCCAGGCGGCATCCCG GGCCTGTCGGGAGAGCGCGGTGTGGCCGGGCCCGAGGGGAAGCCG GGACTGCAAGGCCCACGGGGAGCCCCTGGCCCGGCG GGAGGCCACGGAGACCCTGGACCCCCCGGGGCCCCG GGTCTCGCTGGCCCCGCGGGACCGCAGGGACCCTCCGGGCTGAAG GGGGAGCCGGGAGAGACGGGACCGCCAGGACGG ggcctgcctggaCCTCCTGGACCCGTGGGCCTCCCCGGGCCCCCCGGCGCCTCCGGCCTGGTG GGTCCCCAGGGGTCGCCGGGTTTGCCTGGACAAGTG GGGGAGACCGGGAAGCCGGGAGCCCCCGGGCGCGATGGTGCCGGCGGCAAAGACGGAGACCGAGGAGCCCCGGGCGTGCCG GGGTCgccaggcctgcctggccctgtCGGACCTAAAGGAGAACCTGGACCCATGGGGACCCCTGGACAG GCTGCGGTCGGGCCCCCTGGAGTGAAGGGAGAGAAG GGAGCCCCTGGAGGCCTTGCCCGCGACCTGGTGGGAGAGCCG GGAGCCAAAGGGGACCGAGGACTGCCCGGGCCGCGGGGAGAGAAG GGAGAAGCCGGCCGCGCGGGGGAGCCCGGAGACCCCGGGGAAGAT GGCTTTAAAGGGGCCCCAGGACTCAAGGGTCAGAAG GGTGACCCAGGAGTCGGGGTGCAGGGCCCCCCTGGGCCAAGCGGTCCTCCGGGTGTGAAG GGGGACGTGGGCGCCTCGGGCCCCCCCGGCGCTCCTGGCATCGTCGGCTTCCCCGGCCAGACGGGCCCTCGGGGAGAGACGGGCCAGCCGGGCCCCGGCGGAGAGCGG GGCCTGGCCGGCGCCCCAGGCAGAGAGGGGGCCCCCGGGCCCTCAGGGCCTCCGGGACCACCAGGGCCGGTG GGAGCGCCTGGGGCCTCCGGACTCAAAGGAGACAAG GGGAACCCTGGAGCGGGCCTGCCCGGAGCGCGTGGAGAGCGCGGGGAGCCGGGAGTCCGG GGTGAAGACGGCCACCCCGGCCAGGAGGGACCCCGAGGCCCTGCG ggccccccaggcAGCCGGGGGGAGCGCGGCGAGAAG GGCGACCCTGGAGCCGCGGGGCTGAAGGGTGACAGG GGCGACGCCGCTGtggttctggggcctcctgggccgCGGGGTGCCAAGGGGGACGCG GGTGAGCGAGGGCTGCGAGGTGCAGATGGCGAGAAAGGACCTCGGGGAGACACTGGGATTCCTGGAGAGAAG GGCACCCAGGGGGAGCCCGGGGACAAAGGCGCGGCCGGGCCGCCGGGAGCACGCGGACCCGCAGGACCTCAG gGGGAGCCCGGTGCTGCGGGGATCCCTGGAGACCCG GGATCCCCGGGAAAGGACGGAGCCCCCGGCCTCcgtggagagaaaggagagatgggCTTTGTGGGTCCCCGGGGCCTCAAG GGCGAGCGCGGGGCGAAGGGCGCCTGTGGCCTGGACGGGGAGAAGGGCGACAAG GGAGAGGCGGGGCCCCCGGGCCGACACGGGCTGGCAGGACACAAGGGAGACATG ggggagccaggggagccGGGCCAGGTGGGGGCCCCTGGCAAGGAGGGCCTGATCGGCCCCAAG